CCCAGACCCGCAAGACCGAGCAATATGACGATTACTTTGGTACAATCGTCCACGATCCCTACCGCTGGCTTGAAGCTGAGAGCGCAGAAGAGGTGGCCGCTTGGGTACGCGAGCAAAATGCACTTTCGGAGTCCTACTTCGAGGCGATTCCTGGCCGCGATACATTGCGTCGACGCATTGAGCAGCTCTTAAATTATCCAAGATACAGCGAGCCTCGCAAGATCGGCGACCGGTACTTCTTCCTGCGTAATGAAGGTCTTCAAAATCAGCCTGTTCTCTGTGTCCAAAATGATCGAGATTCGGCGCCGAGCGTTTGTCTCGATCCGAACACCTTCTCGGAGGATGGGACGAAAGCGTTGGCGTCGGTTACATATTCTCGTGACAAGCGTTATTTGGCCTATGCCGTATCAGACTCAGGTTCGGACTGGACTCAGATATTCGTTAGGGATCTGGTAACCGGTCGGGACCTTCCAGATCGAATCGAGAGAGTTCGTTACAGCCCACCGGCATGGCATCGTGATGGATTTTTCTATTGCGCTTACGATCGCGCACCAGCCGACCTCACGGGTTTGGTCACCAGCCTGACCCAACGCCCAAAGATTCTTTACCACCGCCTCGGCACCGAGCAGTGCGATGACATGCTGGTGTATGAGAATCCGTCGAAACCGGAGCAGGTTCTTTTGGTAAGTGCCACAGCAGATGAAACGCTGCAGTTTCTTCTCGTTTGGCAAGGCACGGCATTCGGAAATCTTCTCTACGTTCGGGACTCGCGGATGCCGGGTGCATCGTTTGAGCCATACTGTACGGAGCCGGGGCACATCTTTAACCCGTTGGAAGAGGTCGATGGCGAGATCATCCTCCTAACGGACCATGGAGCGCCAACCTCAAAAATCGTCGCTGCGGATCCAGCCGACAGCGATCCCGCCAACTGGCGTACGATCGTACCTGCCAGAGACGAAGCCATCGAAGATGCACGAGTTGCAGGCGGCAAGCTCATTGTGACCTATTTGAAGGATGCATCGCATCACGCCGTTGTATACGCGCTCGATGGCACACTGTTGTACGATGTCGATCTTCCTGGGATTGGCAGTATATCCGAATTCTATGGTAGGAAAGGGGATGAGACGGTGCTCTTTGAGTTCTCCAATTTCACAACACCACGGACGATCTATGAGTATGACATCACCGCCAATGTTTCGCGCGTCTTCCTGCAGCCTAATGTGCCGTTTGGCATCGATGACTACATAACAAGACAAATCTTTGCCACAAGCAACGATGGGACGCGAGTGCCCATGTTCGTGGTCCATCGGAATGACTTGAAGCTCGACGGTCAGAATCCAACGATTCTGAGGGCATATGGTGGCTTCAATAATAGCCTCAAGCCTGTCTTCAGCTCTGCGATTATCGCCCTTCTCGAGCAGGGCGGTATCTTCGTACAGGCAAATGTTCGGGGGGGTGGCGAGTATGGAGCAGCATGGCATGAAGCCGGTATGAAGTGGAAGAAGCAGAATGTGTTCGATGACTTCATCGCAGCCGCTGAGCACCTCTTTCAAGCTGGATACACGTCTCCCGATCGGTTAGCAATTAAAGGAAGTTCAAACGGTGGCTTGTTGGTCGGCGCCGTCATGACACAACGGCCTGACATTTGTCGCGTTGCATTTCCATCTGTTGGTGTGCTGGACATGCTTCGCTATCATTTGTTCACCGTAGGATGGGACTGGGCCTATGAATATGGCGTTAGCTCCAATCCTGATGAATTTGAATATCTTCATCGATATTCGCCGCTGCACAATATCAAGCCCGGGGTGAACTATCCCGCCACGCTCGTTCGAACTGCCGACCATGACGACCGGGTCGTTCCTGCTCATTCATTCAAATTCACAGCCCGCTTGCAGGAATGCCAGGCAGGGTCGGCGCCTGTTCTCATTTCGGTCGCGACAAAAGCCGGTCACGGTGCTGGTACACCTCTCTCGAGCCTCATCGGGCAGACCGCTGATGATTTTGCGTTCCTCTTTCATGCTATGAATTGCACAAAAGCATGATGGCCAGCAAGAACCATACATCCTCCAAATAGATGATCCCGGAATATCTTCAGCGCGAGATTTGGAAAGACCACGAGGCATTTCTCGTCCGGCCACTCGTGCTGGCCGATGGCTCGCCGCTCTCCATCCTCGAGATAGGCCGCGAGAACGAGCACCGCGGCGGACCGGACTTTCTCGGTGCCCGGATCGCAATTGACAGCCTTGCGATCGCGGGTGATGTAGAACTCCACACCAATGCCAGCGGCTGGCACGAGCACAAGCATCACACCGATGCGCGGTATTCCAATGTCGTGTTGCATGTTGTACTCAATGGTGAAGAACTCGAGGCCGGACCGCCAGTGCCGACGCTCGTGCTGGCGTCCAATCTCGCGCTTGACCAGACTGCGCTGTGGGATGCGCTCTTTCGAAAGATGTATGATCGATCGCCGGAGCTGCCTTGCTTTCCGCACAACCTGATCGTACCAATGCGCTATAAGCGCAAGGTGATCGAGAGTTTTGGCGAGGCGCGATTGGACGAACTCATCGATCGCGTGGCTCTGCAAGATTCCGAAATCATCAGTACATCTACCATCCTCGAACGCGTCTATCAACTCACGATGGACGCGCTCGGGTATTCTCAAAACCGTATACCGTTTCGGGAGCTCTCGGCACTCGTGCCGCTCCAGCACCTGCAGTTCGTGCGAGCTAATTCGTTACCGCAACTGCGGCTTACATACGAAGCATTGTTTTTCGGTGCTGCCGGATTGCTCGCGAAGCCTTCCGAGGCATTCGACGCAGAAGCGAACGAATATCTTCTTGACCTTCAGTCTCGGTGGCATACGCTCCAGGTCGTGCTGAGTTTGCCCGAAACCCTTGCGGAAAACGACTGGGCATTTTTTCGGATTCGACCGGCCAACAGTCCACGTCGACGGCTTGCGCTTGCCGCGTTGCTGGCGGAGAAATATTTTGGTCGACCAGAATGGGATTTCCGCGATGATTTCTTTGCAGGTGGTCCAACTGTGACCCTTGGCGACAGTCCATTCTGGGAGCGACGGTCATCTTTCGCAACACCTCCCTTGACGGAGGCACAATCACTTCTGGGCGAGGAGCGCTCCTCGGGGATTTGGCTGAATGTGGTGCTGCCTGCGAGAATTGCACAGGCACGGTCACAGAAGGGGGCAAGCAGGCAGTCTGCTTCGTCCACCGCCACATCCCCAAGTGAAAAGTGGCTGCGCAATCAATGGGGAGAATCACGTACCCGGAGCAGTGCCGAATATCTGAATGTCATTCGCCAGGAACTTCTCGAAGGCGAAGGCGTTGTGAACGTCCGCTCCGAACAAGGCGCCCTGCTGCTGAAGCGAAACTTCTGCGATACGGCCCGCTGTTCTGAGTGCCCTGTTGGCCACCGCCTTTCTGAAAAGGGATGGAACAAGGGCAAAATATCGCGGGAGTAACTCAGTTGGTAGAGTGCAACCTTGCCAAGGTTGATGTCGCGGGTTCAAGTCCCGTCTCCCGCTCTGCGCATGTGCAATCATGCTTGAAAGCCGCTCGAATGAGCGGCTTTTTCATTAGTATCTGGACTGATCGAAATTGAACCGCACCTCGAGCTGTAAGGAAGGATCTTTCAGTAAGTAGAGAGTCGGGTAATGTTTGTCGAGGTTCATTTCCCGATTTGTTGCCGAGGCAAAAAGGCCCGTATTCTTCGCAGGCTCCCACGAGAAGCCGACATTGTAGAATGGATAAATAATTGCCGATAGTTCTGCCGGTTTGATCAGGTTGAGATCGAGCGATGTGTTTAGCGCGAACCTGTCGTAAAAGAACCACTTCGAGTCGAGTTGCAGGTTATAACCGGCAACATCGCGGCCTTGATATTCGGTGAAGACCGCCCACTGACTGAATGGCCGGAAGAATTGCGTGAGCGGGTAGAGATATGGCCCAATCGTGGCACCGTACCCACCACTGCGATACTTCACGTCCTCGTTGATATAATTGTCGTTGAAGAGTGCGCCATAGTAGCGATATTCCGCGCACGCTTGAAGCGAGAATCGTTCGGACTTGAAATGATCCGACGCTCCAGCGAGCAATGCTGATTTCGAAACAAGCGTGCCAACTGGCGACAGGGGATTGCGATATCGATATTCAGAATATAAATGGAGACTGTCGTTGGCGATACCTGTGGCAAGGGTCCAGCCGGTATTGCCCATGACAAATGGTACCGGCGTGGCATGAGTCAGAATAAACTCCTCCGTATCGCCACGGATAACCGTATCTAATAATCGCGTATCCCAAGTCTGCTTGTGCCATATATTATCGTAGCGGAACAATCCTCCCTCAACCCGAGACCGCCAGCCGCCAGGTATCGGCACATCGTCCATACTTATAGTATAATCGATGGCATCGTTCGCGTTCAGGCCAATGCCTTCGAACATATCACCCATGTGGTAGTAATTGAGATGCAACGAATGCCATCCCAAGTGTCCGATAGTACCTGTTGCATCGACATTGTAGAGAAGGAGGCCATTGAGTGCTCTGAGGTTTGTGAAATTGCCGGAGGTGATGTGAAAATCGAAGTGGTTCGCAAGAATTAATATAGAAGTATCCAACGCGAACGTGATTCGTGGATAAACGATAATATTCTTTGTCGAATAAACTCCGTACGACGACCCACGATGCTCTGCGATGATATCACCAAGAAGATGGATGCCCGGCAAGATCGTCCCATTGGCGAAGAGATCGAGTTCCTGTGCCCCATGATAGAGCGGTGCGTCGGTGGCATTATAATAATACGTTGGACCGAATGGCCCCTGACCATACGGTTCTGGGATCACCGCGGGGATAGCTTTCGCGTTTAAGATTGGTGGATATGCCGGAGCGTGTTTCAGGAGAACACCTGAAAGGGCAAATTCTATGGTTGGATGCCATGCGGTATCTTGCGCGGAGGCAAGCGAGGACAAGGAACTGATGAAAGCGGCTAGTACGAGGGTCCGATTCATAGGACAAGGGATTAGCGACGAACTGCTTTCGCAGTAAATGGTTATTACTCCTCGAATATAACATGGGTTCCACAGATCTTGCCACAGAACTGCAACAAGAGCGCTATGCGCTCTCATCGTTGCTCGAATTCGCGCGGACTCTGACGCCCGATCTTGGGCTGGAGGGCATTGTCCGTAGCGTACTCCGCACCGTGATGGGGACGTCGCTGATCAAGGAGGCATTCGCGTACCTGGCGATACAACATGATGGTCACGATTTCAAGCGTGTCGCACTTGCCGGGTTCAGCAATGAGGATTTGCCAAAGCAATTGGATGGCGATGGTTTCGATCGAATGCTCGCTGACAAGACCCGCCCCTATACGCTCGTGCCACTGGTAGGCGCGAATGGCACTGACACGATCCATACTGCAGGCTATCTTGGTGTTCTCGGACTTGGAAAATCGATCAACCCAAATCTGCGTGACGAATCCGAAGCAACCTATCTCGCATCACTTGCCACACTAACTTCGATCGCCCTGACGAACGCGCTGCTATTCGAGCGCGAGAAACAGGCTACCGTCGAGCGCGAGCGGATTGAATCCGAACTGCGTCTTGCCCGCGAGATTCAGCAGTCTCTCTTGCCGCAGACTCTGCCACAACTTTCAGGTGCAGAACTTGCGGCAGTTAGTCGACCTTCGGAGTGGGTCGGCGGCGATTACTACGATGCTATCCAGTTGGGCGAGAATCGCATTTTGATTTGTGTTGCGGATGTAGTCGGCAAGGGCATCGGAGCAGCACTAACGATGTCGAACTTACAGGCCGCACTCCGTGCCCTGGCGGCAATGCTCCGAAAGGGACAGCTCAGTCTGGTCGACGTCGTCAAAGAACTGAATCGGCTCATGACCGAAAGCACGGCACCCGAGCGGTTCATCACCGCCGCGTTTGCACTGCTGGATGTTGATGCTCATGAGATCGAGTCCATCGTGTGCGGCCATCCGAATCCTGCGATTGCCATGCCGAACGGCACCGTGCACAGCATGGAAAGCACTGGTATTCCGCTTGGAATCATCGCGACGTTCCCGTATGAATCTCGGAACTACAAACTCGAGTCAGGGTCCCTGCTCTTCTTCTATACCGACGGGCTCTCCGAAGCCCGGTATAGTGGGGAGTTCGTGGGTGCAAAAGGCGTTGAAGAACTGCTGCAACACCCGGCGCTGCGTGGCGATTTGCAGCGGACACTCGAGCGAATCGTTGCATCTCCACAACTTACGATCGAAGATGACATTACGGTTCTAGCAATTAGGGTTTGAACCATGACTACCCGGATTTAAGGGGATGTAGCAACCATGGTTGCCAACTGCAGACAATTGTCGGGACGTTGTCATCCTTAAGGATTTATCTACATCACTATTCCAAAATTGTTTTGACGGCGTATTCCTCAGCGAACTCGTGTTCTCTGAATTCACAATCCGATAGACTGTCCACATAATCCCCTTAATCAGCGAAATCGTGGTTCTCTCCTTATTTGGCTCGACTGGCTCCATCGGCGTCAACACGCTCGACGTCGTTCGTCGTAGCCCCGATCGATTTCACATGCAATATCTTGCGGCGCACAGTCGGGTTGAATTGCTGGCCGAACAGATTGCGGAATTCCGTCCGAAGGCCGTAGCCGTTGCAGATCCTGCTGCTGCTGAGCGTCTGCGCGCGATGCGTCCGAACTGCGAAATTCTCGCAGGTCCGGAAGGCTTGCGCGAGATCGCTGCTCGCAACGATTACGACACATTCGTGGGTGCGCTCTCCGGGTTTGCGGGACTCGCCGGAACGGTTGAAGCGATCAAGCAAGGCAAGCGGATTTGCCTGGCGAATAAAGAGTCGCTCGTTGTGGCTGGCGAAGTAATCACACCGCTGGCCGCACGCACCGGCAGCGAGATTCTTCCGATTGACTCCGAGCATTCTGCAATCTATCAGTGTCTCCTTGGCGAAACACCCGAGAGCATTCATCGCATCATCTTAACTGCCAGTGGTGGCCCGTTTCGAACGTGGTCGCGTGAACGCATGGAATCCGTTACGGTCACAGAAGCCTTGCGGCATCCGAACTGGGTCATGGGTCGCAAGATCACGATCGACTCGGCAACGCTGATGAACAAGGGACTCGAAGTCATCGAAGCACGTTGGCTGTTCGATGTGCCGATCTCGAAGGTCGATATCGTGGTGCATCCGCAATCGATCATTCACTCGTTCGTCGAATTTGTCGATGGCAGCATGAAAGCACAGCTTGGCCGCCCGGATATGCGCCTGCCGATCCAATACGCGCTCGGGGCCCCGGACCGATTGCCAATTGCCTACGACCGACTCGATCTTGCCACTTGCGGTCCACTCGAGTTCGAGCCGCCGGACGCCGAGCGATTTCCATCGCTAAAGCTTGCGCGATCGGCAGGTGAGCAAGGCGGGTTATTCCCGTGTATCCTGAATGCCGCAAATGAAGTCGCCGTTCAGGCGTTTCTGGACGGGAAACTGCGGTTTGCCGATATTCCCGTGCTCATCCAGGCTGCCCTTACAATGGCCGATGGCCTGACAGCCAATGCGCTTTCTGGCGCAAGTGCCGATCTCGCTCTGGAGCGTATTTTCGCCTGTGACGCGCGGACCCGTGGAATGGCGCTGGAACTCATCGAAACTACTTTCAGTGTCCTAACGTAGCACTGCTTCGATAATCTAGTAGCGCACGGACATGCCGTGGCTGCGAGGAGAGACAATTGAGTAGAAAACGCTCACCCGAACTCTTGCTTCCCCGAGAGGGATCGTCAGGTTTCGCCCTCCTCGTATTGACATGTAATCAGACATTAGTTTAGTCACCTTTCGTAACATTTGGAACATTTCATCCTCGGCGAAATCGGAACACTGCTCGCGCCCACGCTTAGCGTGCTCAGCGCGATCCTCTATTTCGTCATTACGATTTTCGTACTTGTTAGCGTTCACGAATTCGGTCATTTTATCGCCGGCCGCATTTTTGGCATGCGGGTACCGATCTATTCCATCGGCATGGGCCAGCGTGTCTTTGGGTGGAATAAGATCGACGGACTCACCTTCGGAGGACTCCGTCCGGAAACGGAAATTCAGCTCACCGCCAATACCGATTACCGCCTTTCCGCATTGCCCATCGGCGGATATGCTAAAATCGAGGGCATGATCGATGAAACTCAGAGCGAGGCACTCCCCGCCGAAATTCAGCCCTGGGAATTCCGCGCGAAGCCCTGGTGGCAGAAGACGATCGTCATTCTCGCCGGCGTGATTATGAATACGCTCCTGGCATGGGGCATTTTCGCCGGACATAACTTCGCAATTGGTGAAGACATGCGCATGACCACGACCGTTGGCTCGGTCGATCATGCCTCGCAATCGAAAGCTGCCGGTGTCATGCCCGGTGATAAAATTGTCGCCATTGATGGCAAGCCGGTCGACAACTGGGAAGAGATTGGCCGCGATGCCATTCTCCAGCATGTCGGGAAGGATTTTGCGATCACATACACACGTGATGGTCGCGAGTTCGAAGTGGCGTATCACACAGCGAAGATGGCTTCGCCAGATGATATTGCCATTGCTCTCGGACTGACACCAATCGGCTACGGTCCACCGAGTATTGGCGAAGTCCTGAAGAACACTCCTGCAGAACATGCGGGACTTAAAGCTGGTGATGTCATCACCCACATCGAGGGCGACACCGTTGCTGGATCGGAATCGCTCATCGCGCACATCAGTGCCAATCCGCTGAAGCCGATTCCGTTGGAGTGGCGCCGTGAAGGACAGGTAATGTCGACAACTATCACGCCGGATGCCACCGGCAAGATTGGCATTCAAGTGATGGGCGCCCCCTACACTGGGCCCCGCAAACACGT
The window above is part of the Bacteroidota bacterium genome. Proteins encoded here:
- a CDS encoding prolyl oligopeptidase family serine peptidase; protein product: MTAGTMQYPQTRKTEQYDDYFGTIVHDPYRWLEAESAEEVAAWVREQNALSESYFEAIPGRDTLRRRIEQLLNYPRYSEPRKIGDRYFFLRNEGLQNQPVLCVQNDRDSAPSVCLDPNTFSEDGTKALASVTYSRDKRYLAYAVSDSGSDWTQIFVRDLVTGRDLPDRIERVRYSPPAWHRDGFFYCAYDRAPADLTGLVTSLTQRPKILYHRLGTEQCDDMLVYENPSKPEQVLLVSATADETLQFLLVWQGTAFGNLLYVRDSRMPGASFEPYCTEPGHIFNPLEEVDGEIILLTDHGAPTSKIVAADPADSDPANWRTIVPARDEAIEDARVAGGKLIVTYLKDASHHAVVYALDGTLLYDVDLPGIGSISEFYGRKGDETVLFEFSNFTTPRTIYEYDITANVSRVFLQPNVPFGIDDYITRQIFATSNDGTRVPMFVVHRNDLKLDGQNPTILRAYGGFNNSLKPVFSSAIIALLEQGGIFVQANVRGGGEYGAAWHEAGMKWKKQNVFDDFIAAAEHLFQAGYTSPDRLAIKGSSNGGLLVGAVMTQRPDICRVAFPSVGVLDMLRYHLFTVGWDWAYEYGVSSNPDEFEYLHRYSPLHNIKPGVNYPATLVRTADHDDRVVPAHSFKFTARLQECQAGSAPVLISVATKAGHGAGTPLSSLIGQTADDFAFLFHAMNCTKA
- a CDS encoding DUF2851 family protein, whose amino-acid sequence is MIPEYLQREIWKDHEAFLVRPLVLADGSPLSILEIGRENEHRGGPDFLGARIAIDSLAIAGDVELHTNASGWHEHKHHTDARYSNVVLHVVLNGEELEAGPPVPTLVLASNLALDQTALWDALFRKMYDRSPELPCFPHNLIVPMRYKRKVIESFGEARLDELIDRVALQDSEIISTSTILERVYQLTMDALGYSQNRIPFRELSALVPLQHLQFVRANSLPQLRLTYEALFFGAAGLLAKPSEAFDAEANEYLLDLQSRWHTLQVVLSLPETLAENDWAFFRIRPANSPRRRLALAALLAEKYFGRPEWDFRDDFFAGGPTVTLGDSPFWERRSSFATPPLTEAQSLLGEERSSGIWLNVVLPARIAQARSQKGASRQSASSTATSPSEKWLRNQWGESRTRSSAEYLNVIRQELLEGEGVVNVRSEQGALLLKRNFCDTARCSECPVGHRLSEKGWNKGKISRE
- a CDS encoding PP2C family protein-serine/threonine phosphatase, with amino-acid sequence MGSTDLATELQQERYALSSLLEFARTLTPDLGLEGIVRSVLRTVMGTSLIKEAFAYLAIQHDGHDFKRVALAGFSNEDLPKQLDGDGFDRMLADKTRPYTLVPLVGANGTDTIHTAGYLGVLGLGKSINPNLRDESEATYLASLATLTSIALTNALLFEREKQATVERERIESELRLAREIQQSLLPQTLPQLSGAELAAVSRPSEWVGGDYYDAIQLGENRILICVADVVGKGIGAALTMSNLQAALRALAAMLRKGQLSLVDVVKELNRLMTESTAPERFITAAFALLDVDAHEIESIVCGHPNPAIAMPNGTVHSMESTGIPLGIIATFPYESRNYKLESGSLLFFYTDGLSEARYSGEFVGAKGVEELLQHPALRGDLQRTLERIVASPQLTIEDDITVLAIRV
- a CDS encoding 1-deoxy-D-xylulose-5-phosphate reductoisomerase, which encodes MVLSLFGSTGSIGVNTLDVVRRSPDRFHMQYLAAHSRVELLAEQIAEFRPKAVAVADPAAAERLRAMRPNCEILAGPEGLREIAARNDYDTFVGALSGFAGLAGTVEAIKQGKRICLANKESLVVAGEVITPLAARTGSEILPIDSEHSAIYQCLLGETPESIHRIILTASGGPFRTWSRERMESVTVTEALRHPNWVMGRKITIDSATLMNKGLEVIEARWLFDVPISKVDIVVHPQSIIHSFVEFVDGSMKAQLGRPDMRLPIQYALGAPDRLPIAYDRLDLATCGPLEFEPPDAERFPSLKLARSAGEQGGLFPCILNAANEVAVQAFLDGKLRFADIPVLIQAALTMADGLTANALSGASADLALERIFACDARTRGMALELIETTFSVLT
- the rseP gene encoding RIP metalloprotease RseP, whose product is MEHFILGEIGTLLAPTLSVLSAILYFVITIFVLVSVHEFGHFIAGRIFGMRVPIYSIGMGQRVFGWNKIDGLTFGGLRPETEIQLTANTDYRLSALPIGGYAKIEGMIDETQSEALPAEIQPWEFRAKPWWQKTIVILAGVIMNTLLAWGIFAGHNFAIGEDMRMTTTVGSVDHASQSKAAGVMPGDKIVAIDGKPVDNWEEIGRDAILQHVGKDFAITYTRDGREFEVAYHTAKMASPDDIAIALGLTPIGYGPPSIGEVLKNTPAEHAGLKAGDVITHIEGDTVAGSESLIAHISANPLKPIPLEWRREGQVMSTTITPDATGKIGIQVMGAPYTGPRKHVDYSIPQAAGIGWTQLSTYAALTVKMIGTVITGKTPVSHALGGPIKIAQLASQSAQGGFESFVLFMALLSLSLAMLNVLPIPALDGGHLLIILVEAVIGHELSQRFKLGFQRVGVAILLSLMLFMVINDIRSL